One Scophthalmus maximus strain ysfricsl-2021 chromosome 7, ASM2237912v1, whole genome shotgun sequence genomic window, GTTATATGCCGCCACCACTGCTCACAGTGAAACATTAATTACAGGTTAGCAAGCCAAGCCAAGAGGCCTATCAGAACGAGCTGAACATTGAGAGTGTGGAGCGCTCCTTCATTCTCTCTGCGAGGTAATGATCCGAAAAACTAAGGATATCGCTGTCATATTTCGATGTGTTTCCTCTTTCCGCATAGGTCTGTTAATGCTGTGTGgtaacactttgtttttttcgtcgTGCAGCTCGGCCACAGAGAGGGATGAGTGGCTTGAGGCCATTTCCACAGCGATCAGTGACTTCACCAGGAAGAAGATCAGTTTCATATCAGGCAAACCTCCAGAGGAGGTAAGAAGGTCTCAGAAATACCCCTCATACACTGCCTGGCTGATGTTAGAGTGATCAAAACGCAATATATGGTGTATATATTAGCAGTAAGCGACAACTCCTGTCTCTTTTGCTTATATCCAGGTAGAACTGACTGATGCTAGTGATGGTGCTCCTTTGGGATCCAAGGCCCCAATATGGATCCCAGACCCGAGGACCACCATGTGCATGATCTGCACCTGTGAGTTCTCCCTGACATGGAGGAGACACCACTGCCGTGCATGTGGAAAGGTGAGGTGGTAAAAAAGAGTGGCCTCATGCAATAACACATCATGTCTTGTGTGTTTGAACTGTTCCAATACTAAACAGTTCAGCATCCGCTGGCTTCCTGGCAATCTCACAGAGGGACTCCAGGAGGTCACCGGTCCTGGCCAAGAAAAAGTCTGACATACATAAGCCCCCATAAAAAGCCAAATTGCTATGTTTGTGCTGGTGATAGTTTCATATTTACTTTACAGACATATATTGATATCAATTTTCTCATCTAACATTTGGCAAGAGCCAAATTagcatttctcaaaatgtctgaTTATTACTAAACAAGATAGTCACattgctgctgtaaaaaaatgcatgttaatACTTTATCATCCCATCAGGTGGTGTGCCAGTCCTGTTCCTCCAACAAACACTGCCTTGAATACCTGAAGAACCAGTTAGCACGAGTGTGTGaccagtgtgttgttgttcttcagcagcagaaaagtaAGACAAGCTTTTTCCAAGCATTGTTCACAATGACGGCACACTGTCATCCTTTTATTTCTATGTTGTCTCAAGCTGAAACATCACTCTTAATAAGACACTGGCATatgttttattctctgtatTCTCCGTGCATTAACCCGCTGCGTGTTTCTTGCTCATCAGGTGAAAGCTCCATATCAGCAGCCGTATCCCCTGGAAGCAGAGCTACTTTTGCTTTTtccaggaagcagaagaagatACCTGCGGCGCTCAAAGAGGTGGCGGACGCTTTGTCAAGATCAGGGATGCTTTGTTGTATATAATGACCCCGGAGTCTCATCAGATGggtttttactttactttacgtTTCAGGTGACGGCAAACACAGACAACTCCTCCATGAGTGGGTATCTCCAGAGGTCCAAGGGCAATAAGAAGCAGGGGAAGAGGCTGTGGTTTGTCATCAAGGACAAAGTCTTGTACACTTACGCTGCAAGTGAGGTAAAGTCTCCAAAGTCCCAATGAACACCCACTGTCATGTTAGAATTGGACCAGTAGGAGTTGATTCCATGTCCATCTAACATGTGTCTTTCCTTGTGTCTTCATGCAGGACGTCGCAGCCTTAGAGAGCCAGCCCCTGTTAGGATTTATGTTGAAAGTAGATTCATCACAGAAGTTACTGTTTAAACTctaccacaaaaacacactttaccATATTTTCAAAGCTGACGACGCACAAACAGCTCAGAGGTACAGTATAAAGAGGAATGCTGCTCATTATTGTGTTTGATGACAGCAGTTATAATACTAattatatttcctgttttatagATGGATCAACTCATTCAAAGAAGCCACTGTACTCTAATACCCACAGACCGCGTGTGAAGTTCTTCAACATACTTTCTAAGTGTTTTACCTCAGTTCTGCGTAAATCACGCACAATATTAGTTGCTTTAAAATGAAGTAAATACATagtgtttaattgttttttattagattCATTGTAGTTACCATTCCATTGTTTTTAGATCGCTCCAGTGAAGGTGGACATTTCACATTGTTAATGTTAATATGAATCTTTTCCACCAGGAAAATTATTCTAGCTATTTAAGACTTTTACACTCTGATTTAGTCACACTTTAATTTATTGTATAGTGACCTGCTTGGATCTCATAGTAGAGCTTTGTCAATTAGAGTGCATCATCTGtaattttttataaattctgtcatttcatttttatccaCATTTGCCTGATAATATTCAGAGGTCAAAACAAAGTttgttgatgaagatgttttcgGTAGTTCACGtataatttctttatttcacacttGTGAATTTGGCAATAGAACACAATGTGCACTCTTAATGCTTATTTAAGAAAGTTTCACTTCTCATTATTCAGCCTTGCTGAGTCACCTTAGCTCTTTAGGGTGTATCAGGGGGAATATTCACTGTTTGGACATTCGGAAACTGTATTTTGACAAAACTACCGCAATGTGTTTTGTACTTAAGTCACTCAAATGGCTGACAATTACAATTTGTAAATATCAATAAttgtaaatgaaatgttattaaatTTCCATGAATCTCATTTTTACTGTTAAATTCTTTCACTCTAATAAAATTCAGTTTGTCTGTGCTTTTGTCCTGGTCAGTAGTTGTCTTCACATAAAATAGTGGAAAAGTAATTAGTTTTAAATATCAGCCaactgggaaataaaaaaaaatgcttgaataCTTATGTGGCAGTTACTTAATGTGTTTCCCTGTTGATTATATTTTCACTCAAGTATTACTGAAATAATTCTAAATCACAAACAAAAGATAAACCTAAAAACCAGAATATGTCACTAACATTAccataaagaaataaatgtgtgactACCAAATTATTAGACCGTCTTTATTCAAACAACAGAATAGGACAAATAAAACCAGCCCTatcaacatttaacatttactcTGTGCTCAAGTTAATAAATGGATTTTGGTTCAGCTGCTCTGCAGCCCTTCCCAGAAGGTTAGTGATCGAACAGTTCGAGTTGCATTCGTGTATGAAAGCTGCTAtataaataagataagataagttatacctttatttgtcccacaatggggaaatttgggcattatcacagcaaagtggacagagcatatagaaagaaatttacaaaaaagggttagtgtgtacaaaatataacaaaataataaaattaaatttaaaaaaggtatataaatactataaacagagcagtaacaatagttgcacatggagactaaacataaatattgcacagttggttattgtataaataaagtgtactattattattgtcaggtttatcattattagtgtttattattctttttattagtagtaatagtagtagcagcagtagtagttcTACCTTCAACTAACTATTACTTGAGTAAGTTTGAGTTACTCCTTGGTGAAACACTGTGGGAGCAGTACTGCAACATGAgcacatgttgttttgttttgaactgCGTGTGTGGCAGCAGGTGGACTTCGAGCGGGACTGCTGGGGTGCAGTTACTGAATTGGTCAAATGTCTCATTGTAAATCTATACTATGCTTGTATTTTTACACAGATGCGTTACTGCGCCTGCATTGACTGAGGCCAAATAAGGAGAGATCATTGGATTTTGACAGGTTTACGCGACCAACACCCGGCGCCGGCTGGTGGACTGCGGCGACGCGACTGCGCATGTACCAACGTCGtttattaatgaaaaaaaggtcacgAACTCTGACCCTCCCACCAACTGCAGCAAAcagataaaatattaatttattgaaaGCAAATACATTATCCGGGCTAACGGCTCCTCGACAGGTAAGAGACAGCTCCTACTGCGGCGGCACGACGGGTTCGTGACAGAGAGGCGAGCGGCCGACAACacaggaagggagggagtgTTCAGTGGGTCCGCTGCAAGGGAAGCTGCCATTAGCCACCAGCTAGCAAAGGCTAACCTAGCTCGTTAGCACTGTCGTCTGACGCACAGGGCGAACAAATACACAGGCAAGTATGAGACGGCGGGGGTATCTGCGTGCGACGACACGGCCACGCCTTTAACATACCAACGTGTAGCGGGTGACAGGTAACCACGGCAGCACGAGCACTGCTAACGGTCATGCTAGTTAGCCAACAAGATTAGCCGCGTCGGCTAACGGCGTCGATGCTACCCGATGTTAGCCGCTGTGCTAGCGTTGCTAACCAGTCTTTCACAATCTAAACGGCCGCAAACGTGCGAACGCGACACCGGCGCGTCGCCGTGGCGAAGCGTCGACTGTCTCCATCAAGCGACAAGCGATGTGGAGGAAGTTCCAGCGCGGGAGCCGCTGCGAATTTCGCCCCTGGTTGTCGAGGACCCCGAAGAACCGCCGTTGAGTCTGCGACTCCGCATCGCGGGCCTTGAACCCTGGCGTTCTTTAACCCTTCAATGTTGACCTTTCACCCACAGGAAAAGATATACCTTTATCTTCCGTATCGATTTTAAGTAGCCGGCCGACAGGAGCTCGCTCGCGTTCCCACGAGAGCTTCGCAGCACATTTGCGGTCGCGATGCAGTCGCATTAACCTGTGTTTTAAACCGGGGCCAGCAATAGTGCAGTTTCGAGCTAGCGCCGGCTAGATTGGTTAGCACAGGCGACGAGCTAAACACGCAGTATAATGAATCATGTATTTGTACTTGGTCTGTTGGTTCGCTGCAGGTCTGTTATGTTGACGTCGGTAGCTCTGGACACAGTTCTGACCTGGCCGACTCCTACGTACATTTACCTTCATTGTCCCTCCACACAATCGACTTCTGTGAATACGAGCACAACAACCGCACCGCCTAGTCGTTCGAAGAAGCGACTCAGCCTTTGAAAAGTAAATGACATATGTGGcagctgttgttgctgcagtgACAGTAAGAAACATAGCAAATGAAGTCATAGGCTACATATCCCTGGAGGTATTCCCTGACCAGTCCCCAGAAATGTGCTCATGCAAGTACCATGAAGTGAAGCTTGTGCCGTCTCTCTCCCTACAGGTGTGCATGCCTCATGGGGCACTGATGTGAAGAGCAGTGCCAGAAGGTGTGTGCAGTATCAGAATGGATGGACAGACTCAACGGATTCAGCTTGTGTCGGCGGACAACAACATGGCTTTAGGACACAGGATCCAGGTGACGTGACGGCGGAGCACCGGGgactgtttttcctgtttttagtGGTGTTTGaattaacaaacacatttcagtgtgtgtatctgagcTGGGGCGGCTCTGGCTCTCtggattgtgtttttctgtacagGAGTGGGAGCTGCTCGATTGTATGGAGATGAATTAAGTGtgatttttaattattgttgcACCCTTGCTTGTCAGATGGTGCAGCTGTAACGGCAGCAGGGCTGTTAGCATCTTCACGGCTGTTGCCCAATTGCCTGAATTTCAGAAAGGCTGGTGATTAGGCCTGACTTTCAGACATTTGGGGTGGAGGTCTGTCCGTCTTTGGTTTGAGGGATTTTAACACTTGTTggaaagcttcttttttttgcgtttAGTATATCAAGCAGTCAAactgtctctctcctgctccactgTGCTCCGTGTGTGGGGGGAGGACCATATCCATTATCATTTGCAGCAGCCATGTGTTAGTGGCGAAAGAGAGTCCACAACACGTATAACCCTCAGCCGACCCCTAAACCATATTTGAAAGttcaaatcaatattaaataaagaaaGTGCACAATAATTAACTTGACCCCACTCACGGTTTCTGCCTTTACAGTCGGCATTCCCTCATgtgttcattcttttatttatctcttAATAGATTGTAACAGATCAGCAGACTGGCCAGAAGATCCAGATTGTCACAGCACTTGAGCCATCTTCCCCTGGAAAGCAGCAGTTTATTCTAGCAAATGCTGATTATTCCCCTGGTGGCAAGGTGATCCTGACCAAGCAGGAGGGCTCACCCAACAAGGTCATTCTCACGACTCCAGACGGCTCTGGGGTTAACCAGCTGCTGTTTGCCTCCCCTGAACTGGCTGGGCAGCAGATTCAGGTATTGCCAGAGGATATAAGCAAACTTCCTGCAGTTAGTTCTGATAAACAAGGTCTTATGACTAAAGTATAATCCAGTTTAGTCAGTCTAAACTTAATTATATGTCTGCTGTATTAAATTATTCCATTGTCTcggtttgtttttcagtttgtgacCGAAGGCTCAGACCAGTCTATTGTGAAGCCAGTTGTGGAGTACTGTGTCGTTTGTGGGGATAAGGCCTCAGGTAggaatgtttgctttttttcagtaACACATCAGCAAGAGTTCACTGGCGTGACCCAGATTTCTCTTAACTCTTTCAGGGCGTCATTACGGAGCTGTCAGCTGTGAGGGCTGCAAGGGCTTCTTCAAACGCAGCATTAGGAAAAACCTGGTGTACACGTGCAGGGGCTCCGGAGAGTGTGCCATCAACAAGCTTCACCGAAATCGGTGCCAGTACTGTCGACTGCAGCGCTGCATGGCTCTGGGCATGAAACAAGATTGTAAGAGACTATAATATTCAGTGCACAGTTGTGGATATATTCTTTAGGACTCGCATAGATaagctctttgttttgtgtttttagctGTGCAGTGTGAGAGGAAGCCTGTTGAAGTGACCAGAGAGAAGTCTGTCAACTGTGCTGCCTCCACTGAGAAGATCTACATCCGCAAGAACCTGTGTAGCCCTCTGGCTGCCACACCTACTTTTGTATCCGACAAGGAAACTGCGaggtacatacacacaaaaagacacttAAAGAATCATAGAATCTTAAATCCTAAATTGTATCAAGTATTTTTGATTCATTCAGCAACCGAACACCCTTGGGACGTTCTTTGTACAATTGAAAGGAAACAGTATTCGGAAAGTCTGTCCCAATACTGTTGCAAAAGATCACAGAAATACGTTGCACTTGtagtttgctttgctttgctttcaccTTCTGTCTGTTTTACTTCTAATGTTGTGAGTCGTTATCCTGCTGGAGGATGATCTTTGACAAATCATAACAGTCTCCTGGCCTGCATCATAATGTCTCTCGTGTTTTGTCTCCCCGTCTGCATTCATGATGCTGTCAAATATTGTATTCATGTGTACAATGTGTTTAGTTATGTTTGATACAATGTGATATACGAGTTGTCAAATCTCCATCTGCAGGTCTACAAGTTTGCTTGAGTCGAGCATGTTGCTTAACATCCAACAACCATTCTCCAAGTTGGAAAATACCATCCTGGTCCCGGCATCGCCTGACAAGGTAACACTGATGCAATCAATCATACCACATTTAAGTCTTCATCCTTAAATATGAAAGCCtcagtaaatgtttgttatataCATCAGATTTACAATTAACAAAACCATAATTGCTTGTTCATTAATTGTGCAGTTGTTCTAACATCTGTGACTAATTGTAATTGCACTGCCCTCCTCAGCAGGACGACCCGTGTCAAGGTGACCTTGGTACGCTGGCAAATGTGGTGACTTCCCTCGCTCACCTCAACAAGACCAGGGAGGCGAGTGACAGCAGCAACGACATGATGGGAGTCGAAACTCTAAGCAATGGCGACAGCTCGATGACAGACCTCCAAGGAGATGAGCAAAGTGCAAGTGATATCACGCGGTGAGGCTTTATGATGCACGTCACGGTGAATGAAGAGGCTTTGACACTTAGCAGTGGTTTCAGAATAAGTTGATGCAGCGCTCCCTAACCCTGATGTGGAAATCTACAGGAGCACTGCAAAGAAACCCGGGGGCTGcttactgttttttctttttgtcacaaAGCTTTAATAGAATTTCCTCTAGGGCCATGTGGTTTCTGACTCGGCTTTTAAGGGGCCTAATTAAATTGTGCTCAAGTTGGTCAGACATATACCATCTTGCACTGTCTGGGTGCACTGCAGTGTGCTGAGTCGTATCCTACATTTCTTGTTTGTGAGCTACAATATATTAGAAGAGTAAATCCAAACGTGGATCTCTATCAtgagcattttgttttcttaactTGTGTGTCTTTAGAGCTTTTGACACCCTGGCTAAAGTCCTGCACCCTGGTGACGGCTCAGCAGGGGACTCCTTGGAGGCCACAATGCAGCTGATGTCCGGGGACCAGTCGGGCCCCGTGGTGGAGTTGGAGGGACCTCTACTCTCTGACAGTCATATCCCTTTCAAGGTTAAAGCACAGCTCCAACTGAGTCCAGAAACTGTTGCTGATTTTTACAGTTTTCTGATTAACACTGAAGTTGTgtcttctccctctgcttttcAATTTGTTCCTACAGCTTATGATGCCTTTGCCCGTGCCGGAGTACCTCAATGTCAACTACATCTGTGAATCAGCTTCCCGTTTACTCTTTCTCTCTATGCACTGGGCACGCTCCATACCTGCCTTTCAAACCCTTGGGTAAGGCTTGATGTCataagataatttttttaatacacttttGAAAATCATAGTTG contains:
- the nr2c1 gene encoding nuclear receptor subfamily 2 group C member 1 isoform X2, whose product is MDGQTQRIQLVSADNNMALGHRIQIVTDQQTGQKIQIVTALEPSSPGKQQFILANADYSPGGKVILTKQEGSPNKVILTTPDGSGVNQLLFASPELAGQQIQFVTEGSDQSIVKPVVEYCVVCGDKASGRHYGAVSCEGCKGFFKRSIRKNLVYTCRGSGECAINKLHRNRCQYCRLQRCMALGMKQDSVQCERKPVEVTREKSVNCAASTEKIYIRKNLCSPLAATPTFVSDKETARSTSLLESSMLLNIQQPFSKLENTILVPASPDKDDPCQGDLGTLANVVTSLAHLNKTREASDSSNDMMGVETLSNGDSSMTDLQGDEQSASDITRAFDTLAKVLHPGDGSAGDSLEATMQLMSGDQSGPVVELEGPLLSDSHIPFKLMMPLPVPEYLNVNYICESASRLLFLSMHWARSIPAFQTLGGQDNDINLMKACWNELFALGLAQCSNIMNVGTILSAIINHLQTSLQEEKLSPDRVKLVMEHIWRMQEFCNSMCKLSPDSYEYAYLKAIILFSPDHPGIDNTPQIERFQEKAYMELQDYVTRTYPEDSYRLSKLLLRLPALRLISAAVTEELFFAGLIGNVQIDSIIPYILKMESTDYNSQAVSGV
- the nr2c1 gene encoding nuclear receptor subfamily 2 group C member 1 isoform X1, with the protein product MDGQTQRIQLVSADNNMALGHRIQIVTDQQTGQKIQIVTALEPSSPGKQQFILANADYSPGGKVILTKQEGSPNKVILTTPDGSGVNQLLFASPELAGQQIQFVTEGSDQSIVKPVVEYCVVCGDKASGRHYGAVSCEGCKGFFKRSIRKNLVYTCRGSGECAINKLHRNRCQYCRLQRCMALGMKQDSVQCERKPVEVTREKSVNCAASTEKIYIRKNLCSPLAATPTFVSDKETARSTSLLESSMLLNIQQPFSKLENTILVPASPDKQDDPCQGDLGTLANVVTSLAHLNKTREASDSSNDMMGVETLSNGDSSMTDLQGDEQSASDITRAFDTLAKVLHPGDGSAGDSLEATMQLMSGDQSGPVVELEGPLLSDSHIPFKLMMPLPVPEYLNVNYICESASRLLFLSMHWARSIPAFQTLGGQDNDINLMKACWNELFALGLAQCSNIMNVGTILSAIINHLQTSLQEEKLSPDRVKLVMEHIWRMQEFCNSMCKLSPDSYEYAYLKAIILFSPDHPGIDNTPQIERFQEKAYMELQDYVTRTYPEDSYRLSKLLLRLPALRLISAAVTEELFFAGLIGNVQIDSIIPYILKMESTDYNSQAVSGV